CGCCGTCCCGGCGTCGTGGCCGGTAGCCCGCTTCAGGGCAGAGGCTTCTTCACCTCCAGGATCCACACCGCCTCCAGGCAGGAGGGATCCAGGAAGACCATCCGGATGTTGAAGGGCAGGCCCAGCTGATCACGGGCCACGGTGAACATCTCGAACATCTCGGTGAGCGTCCACACGTGGAAGTGGATGTTGACGCGATCCCGGATGAAGGCCTCCGTCAGGTGGGCCAGCTCCTCGCCCTCTTTCCGGTCGATGAGGCGCAGCCACTCGTCATAGTGGGCGCGCCGCGAGCCCTCCGGCCCCTTGAGGTAGTCCTCCACGACGTGTGCCGTGGGGGTGATGGCCCGGGGCAGGTCGAAGGTGAAGCGCTTGTCCGGGATGGCCATGAAGAGGATGCCTCCGGGCCGCAGGACCCGGATGAAGTTCTTCACCGTGCCAATGGGGTTTTCGCAGTGCTCCAGGACGTGGTTGGCGATGACGAAGTCCTGGGACTCCGCCGCCACCGTGCCCAGCTCCTCGCCGTTGTCGATGATGTCCGGCGTGACGATGCGGTCGGCCACTTCCGGGAAACGGGAGCGCAGCACGTCGATGGGCGCCACGTCCACATAGCGGGCCCGGGCCCCGGCGGGCAGCTTCGTGGGAT
The sequence above is drawn from the Corallococcus sp. NCRR genome and encodes:
- a CDS encoding class I SAM-dependent methyltransferase — encoded protein: MRLSQLKALIPPTMKAVVRSQLHTGLTRTENQLASLRSRWMPPAPVEPPPPVPVEPAPQAPVAPPLTRELIAAHYLRGEGLEIGALCNPTKLPAGARARYVDVAPIDVLRSRFPEVADRIVTPDIIDNGEELGTVAAESQDFVIANHVLEHCENPIGTVKNFIRVLRPGGILFMAIPDKRFTFDLPRAITPTAHVVEDYLKGPEGSRRAHYDEWLRLIDRKEGEELAHLTEAFIRDRVNIHFHVWTLTEMFEMFTVARDQLGLPFNIRMVFLDPSCLEAVWILEVKKPLP